One genomic segment of Pelagerythrobacter marensis includes these proteins:
- a CDS encoding entericidin A/B family lipoprotein: MMKKMIAIVALGASVVTLAACNTVKGLGRDIESVGEAGDRAI, from the coding sequence ATGATGAAGAAAATGATCGCCATCGTGGCCTTGGGCGCCTCGGTCGTGACGCTGGCCGCCTGCAATACGGTCAAGGGCCTGGGCCGCGACATCGAGTCGGTCGGCGAAGCGGGCGACCGCGCGATCTGA